A single genomic interval of Microbacterium sp. LWO14-1.2 harbors:
- a CDS encoding CinA family protein yields the protein MSAVDEALQRLGELAAERGLRVAVVESLTSGRLASTVGAAEGAGDWFAGGVVAYLTDVKERVLGLTPGTDPVSATCAEQLADGARQLFDADLSISTTGVGGPGPDGGHPAGTVYLGWATPDGIGHRMLALTGEPEEILDETVETAVRLLAFHAEGLRAAGPRRGVAVE from the coding sequence GTGAGCGCGGTCGACGAGGCGCTGCAGCGACTGGGCGAGCTCGCCGCCGAACGAGGACTCCGCGTCGCGGTGGTCGAATCCCTCACCTCCGGGCGCCTGGCCAGCACGGTCGGCGCTGCGGAAGGGGCCGGAGACTGGTTCGCGGGCGGAGTCGTCGCGTACCTCACCGACGTCAAGGAGCGGGTGCTGGGCCTGACTCCCGGCACCGATCCCGTCTCGGCGACCTGCGCGGAGCAGCTCGCCGACGGCGCGAGACAGCTGTTCGACGCCGATCTCAGCATCTCGACGACGGGCGTCGGCGGACCGGGGCCCGACGGCGGACACCCGGCCGGCACCGTCTATCTCGGCTGGGCGACGCCGGACGGCATCGGACACCGGATGCTGGCGCTCACCGGCGAGCCGGAGGAAATCCTCGACGAGACGGTCGAGACCGCCGTGCGTCTGCTCGCCTTCCACGCCGAGGGTCTTCGCGCCGCCGGACCACGCCGCGGGGTCGCCGTTGAGTGA
- a CDS encoding DUF6766 family protein codes for MRRAIRDNGLSLFFLALFLLALLGQSVAGYLRNDGELTDHGMPRIGFVEFVTSSDFLVDVAENWQSEFLQFFLFIAATIWLVQRGSPESKRPGDEGPGSDADQLVGDHARPDSPRWASLGGLRTVLYGNSLLIVMGAVFVLSWFAQSLAGTVVMNSENAMHGAPSVTWLDYVVSSDFWDRTLQNWQSEFLAVGTMVAFSIYLRQRGSAESKPVGEPDQASSTESE; via the coding sequence ATGCGCAGAGCGATCCGCGACAACGGACTGAGCCTGTTCTTCCTGGCCCTCTTCCTGCTCGCCCTGCTCGGGCAGTCGGTCGCCGGCTATCTGCGCAATGACGGGGAACTGACCGACCACGGGATGCCCCGCATCGGGTTCGTCGAGTTCGTCACCTCATCGGACTTCCTCGTCGACGTCGCCGAGAACTGGCAGTCCGAGTTCCTGCAGTTCTTCCTCTTCATCGCCGCGACGATCTGGCTGGTCCAGCGCGGTTCGCCGGAGTCGAAGCGTCCGGGCGACGAGGGGCCGGGAAGCGATGCCGACCAGCTCGTCGGCGATCACGCCCGTCCCGACTCGCCGAGGTGGGCCAGCCTGGGCGGTCTCCGCACCGTGCTCTACGGCAACTCTCTGCTCATCGTCATGGGAGCCGTCTTCGTGCTCTCATGGTTCGCGCAGTCGCTCGCGGGGACCGTCGTGATGAACTCCGAGAACGCCATGCACGGCGCGCCCTCGGTCACCTGGCTCGACTACGTCGTCTCATCGGACTTCTGGGACCGCACGCTGCAGAACTGGCAGTCGGAGTTCCTCGCGGTCGGCACCATGGTCGCCTTCTCGATCTACCTCCGCCAGCGCGGTTCGGCCGAATCGAAGCCGGTCGGCGAGCCGGATCAGGCCTCCTCCACGGAGTCGGAGTGA
- a CDS encoding FHA domain-containing protein — translation MNARHIDDRSDEGYAPTTTHAEFGAGNPRLRVTRDDERSEFALESDVVRIGSAADADLRLADADPVHATITHDDRDEYVLELHGEGEMNSNPDADATHPGERSQTLRTGARFTVGPWTLVYARDEFADHGRPYGGRLGGEYSDQPLQPPRPDYSDEATIESEAPTHEDSADQV, via the coding sequence ATGAACGCACGGCACATCGACGACCGCTCCGACGAGGGCTACGCGCCCACCACCACGCACGCCGAGTTCGGCGCGGGGAATCCTCGCCTCCGCGTGACCCGCGACGACGAGCGGTCGGAGTTCGCGCTGGAGTCCGACGTCGTACGCATCGGCTCGGCCGCCGACGCCGACCTGCGCCTCGCCGACGCCGACCCCGTGCACGCCACCATCACCCACGACGACCGTGACGAGTACGTGCTCGAGCTGCACGGCGAGGGCGAGATGAACTCGAACCCGGATGCCGACGCGACCCACCCCGGCGAGCGCAGCCAGACCCTGCGCACCGGCGCCCGCTTCACGGTCGGCCCGTGGACCCTGGTGTACGCGCGAGACGAGTTCGCCGATCACGGGCGCCCCTACGGCGGACGCCTCGGCGGGGAGTACTCCGACCAGCCGCTGCAGCCGCCGCGCCCCGACTACTCCGACGAGGCGACCATCGAGTCCGAGGCCCCGACGCACGAGGACTCCGCCGACCAGGTCTGA